Within Rothia sp. ZJ932, the genomic segment ACCACTGAGGGCGACATGGGCATTATGACTGGCCACGTTCCTACCTTAGCTTTGCTTGCTGAAGACGGCGAATTGTTGGTTGAAGCAATGAACGGTGAGAAGTTTACTGCTCGCCTGCACGAGGGTTTTTTGACGGTG encodes:
- a CDS encoding F0F1 ATP synthase subunit epsilon, with product MALKVEVVSREETVWTGEAKYVRARTTEGDMGIMTGHVPTLALLAEDGELLVEAMNGEKFTARLHEGFLTVSNNRVTIAATAATV